The sequence GCTGGTTTTATTTTCTTCAATCCATTTGGGGGAGGGAAATCTTCTAGCACAGCTAAAAAGACAACTAGTACAAGCTCAACCAAACAAGCAGCTAAATATGAACCAAGTCAAGAAGAAAAAGATTATTTAAAAAATCGTTTTGCCCAATTAACTGCGGTTAATCCAGAAACAATTGGTTATGTTTATGCACCAGGTACTGAATTGGATGAACCAGTAGTTCAAACGACTGATAATGAAACCTATTTGAATAAGACTTTTGATGGTGGGAACGAACCTCTTATGGGAACTGTTTTCATGGATACCGATAACAAAAAGGACTTTAGCGATCGTTTGACTTGGCTCTTTGGTCATGCACGTGGCAGTAAAGTTGCAGATCATCGCATGTTTAATGATGTTAATTTCTATGATAAACAAGATTATTTTGATCAACATCCCTATGTTGTGATTGAAACTCCTGATCGTAAATATTACTACGAAGCGATGTGCTTGGTTATCGTCCCAGAGGATACTGCTTTTTATCGTACAAGCTTTACAGATGATAAAGATTTTACAACGCAGTTGAAAAAAGTTTACGAAGATGGGCAAACGAAGAATCCTAATATCAAGATTAAGGCATCTGATAAATATTTGGTATTGTCAACTTGTCGCGAAGAGGATGAAACCATTCGTGCAAACCTTTATCTTCGTCAAATCCCTGATTCAGAAATGAAGGATTTTGTGGCGAAACATGCAGATCAATTGAAATATGTGGCAACACGTGGTCAACAATAATAACAAAAAGGCTTAGGCCTTTTTTGTTATGTCTAGTATTTGTAGGAAATGTCTTGTAATCTGTTCATCTATCTTCTTTTTATCCTATATCTAGTAGGTTGAGCCTTTGCGATGGACTTCCATTTATAGTATAATGAATATAAGTGTATTTGGAGGTGTTTTATGGATTTAACGAAACGCTTTAATAAGAATCTAAATCGGATTGAAGTTTCTTTGATTCGTCAGTTTGACCAATCAATTTCTTCCATTCCTGGTGTCTTGCGTTTGACTTTGGGGGAACCGGATTTTACAACTCCTGAACATGTGAAAGAAGCTGGAAAGGCTGCTATTGACGCGAACTTTAGTCATTATACAGGAATGAGTGGCTTGCTGGCTTTGCGTGAGGCTGCGAGTCAGTTTGTGGCTGATAAATATGGTATTTACTATTGTCCTGAGGATGAGATATTGGTGACGATCGGTGCGACTGAAGCCCTGTCTGCAACTTTGACAGCAATCTTGGAACCTGGAGATGTAGTATTACTCCCAGCACCGGCCTACCCTGGTTATGAACCCATTGTGAATTTGGTTGGGGCGGAGATTGTCGAAATTGATACGACAGCAGATCGTTTTGTCTTGACTCCTGAAAAGTTGGAAAAGGCGATTCTAGAGCAGGGTGAAAAATTGAAGGCTGTTATTCTCAATTATCCAGCTAACCCAACGGGTGTTACTTATTCGCGCGAACAGATGGCGGAATTGGCTGCTGTCTTAAAAAAATATGAAGTCTTTGTGATTTGTGATGAAGTCTATTCAGAGTTGACTTATACTGGAGAAGCGCATGTCTCTATGGCATCCTTCATTCCTGAGCAGACCATTGTCATTAATGGCTTATCTAAGTCTCATGCCATGACAGGCTGGCGCCTTGGCTTTATCTTTGCCCCAGCTGCATTGACGGCCCAACTTATCAAGAGTCATCAGTATTTGGTAACAGCTGCTGGAACTATGAATCAGTATGCTGCGATTGAGGCCTTGACTGCTGGTCGGGATGATGCGGAGCCAATGAAGAAGGAATATGTGAAGCGTCGTGATTATATTATTGAAAAAATGTCCGCGCTTGGGTTTGAGATTATTAAGCCGGATGGAGCTTTCTATATTTTTGCTAAAATCCCAGCTGGTTTTAATCAAGATTCCTTCGCTTTCTTGCAGGATTTTGCGCGTGAAAAAGCGGTTGCTTTTATTCCTGGTGCTGCTTTTGGTCAATATGGTGAAGGTTATGTGCGTTTGTCGTATGCAGCCAGCATGGAGGTTATCAAGGAAGCTATGAAACGCTTGAAGGAGTATATGGAAGAACATGCTGGAGTCAATTGAGACCCGGGGAATTGTCCTGTATAATCGGGAATTTCGTGAGGATGACAAGTTGGTCAAAATCTTCACGGAGAAGTCAGGCAAGCGGATGTTTTTTGTGAACCATGCAGGAAAATCACGGTTGAATTCCATGTTGCAACCATTGGTAACGGCAGATATGTTGCTGAAAATTAATGATGATGGGTTGAGTTATATTGATGATTTTCAAGATGTGCAGGTTTATAAGAAAATCAATGCAGATCTTTTTGCCCTTTCTTATGCGACCTATGTTCTAGCGCTTGCGGATGCAAGTATTCATGATAATCAGGTGGATCCGGCCTTGTTTGCTTTTTTGGAGAAGACCTTGTTATTGATGGAAGAGGGACTGGATTATGAGGTTTTGACCAATATTTTTGAGATTCAGATTCTATCACGGTTTGGAGTTATCTTGAATCTGCATGAATGCTGTTTCTGCCATCGAGTTGGACTTCCTTTTGATTACTCTTTTCGGTATAGTGGGGTCCTTTGTCCGGATCATTATGATCGGGATGAGAGACGAGCCCATTGGCATCCGAATGTTCTCTATTTATTGGATCAATTTCAAGCGGTACGATTCAGTGAGCTAGAGACCATTTCCCTACAAGCGGAGATGAAAGCAGCTTTGCGTCAGGCAATCGATCAGTTGTATGAGGAGTATGTAGGGATCCATTTAAAAGCTAAAAAGTTTATTGATTCCTTGAGTGATTGGGGAGCGATTATGAAAGATTCATCTGGAGGTGAAACATGAAAAAAATTGCAGTAGATGCAATGGGGGGCGATAATGCACCTCAAGCCTTGGTAGAAGGCGTGAATCAAGCCATTCGTGATTTTGATGATATTGAGATTGTCTTGTATGGCGATGAAACAAAAATTAAAGACTATTTAACCGCAACAGAACGTGTCTCGATTGTGCATACGGAAGAAAAAATCGATTCAGATGATGAGCCAGCGCGGGCTATTCGTCGGAAGAAACAGGCTTCTATGGTCTTAGCTGCCAAGGATGTGAAGGCTGGTGATGTCGATGCCATGCTATCTGCGGGAAATACAGGTGCCTTGTTGGCAGCAGGTTTCTTTATCGTTGGACGGATCAAAGGGGTGGAACGTCCAGGTTTGATGTCCACACTTCCGACGGTTGATGGTCGCGGGTATGATATGCTAGACTTAGGTGCCAATGCGGAAAATACACCGGAGCACTTGCATCAGTATGCTCTGATGGGGTCTTACTACGCGGAAAATGTTCGTGGGATTCAAAAACCACGTGTGGGTCTATTGAATAATGGGACAGAAGCTAGTAAGGGAGATCCTTTGCGCAAGGAAACTTATCAATTGTTATCTGAGGATGAGTCGATTCATTTTGTTGGAAACGTGGAAGCGCGTGACTTGATGGATGGCGTTGCTGATGTCGTTGTGGCGGATGGTTTCACGGGAAACGCTGTTTTGAAAACGATGGAAGGAACGGCTTTTGGAATCTTGAAGCAATTGAAACAAGCGATTGCCACTGGAAACTGGAAGGCGAAATTGGGAGCTTTTCTGCTCAAGGACCGTTTGAAATCATTGAAACAAACCTTAGATTTCTCAGATGTTGGAGGGGCTGTCTTGTTTGGTCTTCAAGCACCTGTTGTTAAAACGCATGGTTCGAGTGATGCCAAAGCAGTCTATAGTACCATTCGTCAAGTTCGAACCATGTTAGAGACAGATGTTATTGGAAAATCAGTGAAGGAATTATCGAAAAAGGATTAATATATGAGTAAACAGAATGAAATTTTAGCTACGATTGAAACATTTCTTAAAGATCGCAATGGGGAAAATTTTCAAGTATCCTTGGAATCAGATTTACGCAAGGATTTACAGGCGGACTCTGTTGAGTTGATGGAATTTATTATCAATCTTGAGGATGAATATCAAATGGAGATTCCAGATAAGGCCATTGATGAATTTAACACAGTGGGAGACGTTGTCGACTATATCGAAAAACGAACTGCTGTCCATTAATTGAAAAAGGATCGTTCAGAGATTATTCTGAATGGTCTTTTTTTCTGTTCTTTTCATTCGGATTCTGCTTATATTGTACGGAATTTTATTGAAAATACACTTTGTATGTGATAGAATGAAGGTGATAAAATACGAAAGGCGAACAAAGTCATGACCAATCAACTGATTTATACTGGAAAAGCTAAGGATATCTATACTACTGAGGACGAACATGTGATTAAGTCGGTCTATAAGGACCAGGCCACTATGCTAAATGGGGCTCGTAAGGAGACTATTAAGGGAAAAGGTGTGCTAAATAATCAGATTTCGTCTCTTATTTTTGAAAAATTGAATGCTGCGGGTGTTGCGACGCACTTTATCGAACGTATCTCTGATACCGAACAATTGAATAAGAAGGTTAAAATTATTCCTTTGGAGGTGGTTCTTCGTAACGTGACGGCAGGTTCTTTTTCTAAACGTTTTGGCGTTGAAGAAGGTTTGGATCTGGAAACTCCAATCGTTGAATTTTACTACAAGAACGATGATTTGGACGATCCATTCATCAATGATGAACATGTGAAGTTTTTGGATATTGCCAATGATGAGCAAATTGCCTATATCAAAGAAGAAACACGTCGCATCAATGAATTGCTGAAAGATTGGTTTGCACAAATTGGTCTTCGTTTGATTGACTTCAAATTGGAATTTGGTTTTGATAAGGATGGCAAGATTATCTTGGCAGATGAATTCTCTCCAGACAACTGTCGTCTTTGGGATGCTGAAGGACACCATATGGACAAGGATGTTTTCCGTAGAGATTTGGGTAGTTTAACGGATGTATATCAGGTTGTGTTGGAGAAATTACAGGGCTTGAAGTAATCTTTTTGAAACGGAAAACCTTCGTCTTCGATAACATGTTTGAATAGAAATAAAGGAAATAAAATGGATAAACGTATTTTCGTTGAGAAAAAAGCTGATTTTCGTGTGAAATCGGACTCTTTAGTAAAAGAATTGCAGCATAATCTTCAGTTGAAAACGTTGAAGGATCTTCGGATTGTTCAGGTTTACGATGTTTTTGGTTTGGCAGAGGACTTGTTTGCGCGTGCGGAAAAACACATCTTCTCTGAGCAAGTGACCGATACTGTTTTGGATGAAGCTACGGTTCAGGCTGATCTTGAGAAATATGCTTTCTTTGCGATCGAAAGCTTGCCTGGTCAATTTGACCAACGTGCAGCATCTTCACAAGAAGCTTTGCTTTTGCTTGGTAGTTCAAATGATGTAACAGTGAACACAGCACAACTTTACTTGGTTAACAAGGATATTGATGCGAATGAGTTGGAAGCTGTCAAAAACTACCTTTTGAACCCAGTGGATTCTCGTTTCAAAGATATCACTGTTGCCATTGCGAAACAGGATTTCTCTGAGTCTGACAAGACTATTCCAAGCTTGGATTTCTTTGAAACTTATACGGCAGAAGATTTTGCACAGTATAAGGCTGAGCAAGGATTGGCCATGGAAGTGGATGACCTTCTCTTCATTCAAGATTACTTCAAATCCATTGGACGGGTGCCAACTGAGACTGAGTTGAAGGTTTTGGATACTTACTGGTCTGACCACTGCCGTCATACAACTTTCGAGACTGAGTTGAAAAACATCGACTTCTCAGCTTCTAAATTTGAAAAACAATTGCAAGCGACTTATGACAAGTATATTGCCATGCGTGATGAGTTGGGACGTACAGAAAAACCTCAAACTTTGATGGATATGGCGACTATTTTTGGCCGTTATGAGCGTGCAAATGGTCGTTTGGATGACATGGAAGTGTCTGATGAAATCAATGCCTGCTCTGTTGAAATTGAAGTGGATGTCAATGGTGTCAAAGAACCATGGCTTCTCATGTTCAAGAACGAAACGCACAACCACCCAACGGAAATCGAACCATTTGGTGGAGCGGCTACTTGTATCGGTGGTGCCATTCGTGACCCATTGTCAGGGCGTTCTTACGTTTACCAAGCCATGCGTATCTCAGGTGCTGGTGATATTACAGCTCCAATTTCAGAAACTCGCGCTGGTAAATTGCCACAACAAGTGATTTCTAAAACAGCGGCTCACGGTTATTCTTCATATGG comes from Streptococcus parasanguinis ATCC 15912 and encodes:
- a CDS encoding acyl carrier protein, translating into MSKQNEILATIETFLKDRNGENFQVSLESDLRKDLQADSVELMEFIINLEDEYQMEIPDKAIDEFNTVGDVVDYIEKRTAVH
- the purC gene encoding phosphoribosylaminoimidazolesuccinocarboxamide synthase, encoding MTNQLIYTGKAKDIYTTEDEHVIKSVYKDQATMLNGARKETIKGKGVLNNQISSLIFEKLNAAGVATHFIERISDTEQLNKKVKIIPLEVVLRNVTAGSFSKRFGVEEGLDLETPIVEFYYKNDDLDDPFINDEHVKFLDIANDEQIAYIKEETRRINELLKDWFAQIGLRLIDFKLEFGFDKDGKIILADEFSPDNCRLWDAEGHHMDKDVFRRDLGSLTDVYQVVLEKLQGLK
- the plsX gene encoding phosphate acyltransferase PlsX yields the protein MKKIAVDAMGGDNAPQALVEGVNQAIRDFDDIEIVLYGDETKIKDYLTATERVSIVHTEEKIDSDDEPARAIRRKKQASMVLAAKDVKAGDVDAMLSAGNTGALLAAGFFIVGRIKGVERPGLMSTLPTVDGRGYDMLDLGANAENTPEHLHQYALMGSYYAENVRGIQKPRVGLLNNGTEASKGDPLRKETYQLLSEDESIHFVGNVEARDLMDGVADVVVADGFTGNAVLKTMEGTAFGILKQLKQAIATGNWKAKLGAFLLKDRLKSLKQTLDFSDVGGAVLFGLQAPVVKTHGSSDAKAVYSTIRQVRTMLETDVIGKSVKELSKKD
- a CDS encoding pyridoxal phosphate-dependent aminotransferase is translated as MDLTKRFNKNLNRIEVSLIRQFDQSISSIPGVLRLTLGEPDFTTPEHVKEAGKAAIDANFSHYTGMSGLLALREAASQFVADKYGIYYCPEDEILVTIGATEALSATLTAILEPGDVVLLPAPAYPGYEPIVNLVGAEIVEIDTTADRFVLTPEKLEKAILEQGEKLKAVILNYPANPTGVTYSREQMAELAAVLKKYEVFVICDEVYSELTYTGEAHVSMASFIPEQTIVINGLSKSHAMTGWRLGFIFAPAALTAQLIKSHQYLVTAAGTMNQYAAIEALTAGRDDAEPMKKEYVKRRDYIIEKMSALGFEIIKPDGAFYIFAKIPAGFNQDSFAFLQDFAREKAVAFIPGAAFGQYGEGYVRLSYAASMEVIKEAMKRLKEYMEEHAGVN
- the srtB gene encoding class B sortase, LPKTxAVK-specific, whose product is MKRAEKKASNKLVGIMIALAAVVVIVAGFIFFNPFGGGKSSSTAKKTTSTSSTKQAAKYEPSQEEKDYLKNRFAQLTAVNPETIGYVYAPGTELDEPVVQTTDNETYLNKTFDGGNEPLMGTVFMDTDNKKDFSDRLTWLFGHARGSKVADHRMFNDVNFYDKQDYFDQHPYVVIETPDRKYYYEAMCLVIVPEDTAFYRTSFTDDKDFTTQLKKVYEDGQTKNPNIKIKASDKYLVLSTCREEDETIRANLYLRQIPDSEMKDFVAKHADQLKYVATRGQQ
- the recO gene encoding DNA repair protein RecO, with the protein product MLESIETRGIVLYNREFREDDKLVKIFTEKSGKRMFFVNHAGKSRLNSMLQPLVTADMLLKINDDGLSYIDDFQDVQVYKKINADLFALSYATYVLALADASIHDNQVDPALFAFLEKTLLLMEEGLDYEVLTNIFEIQILSRFGVILNLHECCFCHRVGLPFDYSFRYSGVLCPDHYDRDERRAHWHPNVLYLLDQFQAVRFSELETISLQAEMKAALRQAIDQLYEEYVGIHLKAKKFIDSLSDWGAIMKDSSGGET